The Mastacembelus armatus chromosome 9, fMasArm1.2, whole genome shotgun sequence genome contains a region encoding:
- the ssh1a gene encoding protein phosphatase Slingshot homolog 1 isoform X2, with product MHLVVEPIQEVVMKMLPYFVENAVLTQSEINRILSESFFMVKGAALFLQQGSSHQGQKAHPHHKHAGDLPQHLQVMINILRSEDRIKLAVRLESAWSDRVRYMVVVYTSGRQDTEENILLGIDFTNKDCKSCSIGMVLPLWSDTKIHLDGDGGFTVNTAGRTHVFKPVSVQAMWSALQVLHKACEVSRRYNYFPGGMALTWMGYYESCIASDQSCINEWNAMKDLETTRPDSPTMFVDKPSERERTECLIKAKLRSIMTCQDLENVTCKQIRTELEQHMNCNLNEFKEFIDNEMLLILGQMDKATLIFDHVYLGSEWNASNLEELQETGVGYILNVTREIDNFFPGTFSYHNVRVYDEEATDLLAHWNDTYNFIVKAKKNHSKCLVHCKMGVSRSASTVIAYAMKEYGWSLEKAYNFVKQKRSITRPNPSFMRQLAEYEGILDASKQRHNKLWQPGTDCEMTEGQQGLAQCCGGEEGAHLTPEPGMSPCCEEVLSDKGAACPSPCRTVALDIDPAYNNYYFRRLSDSALDSEPSTPVRGPPLLGMEKVFIEIEDVERDALLDDEAFDGREGLPLPHFGPTAEGTAAQTCSRGPEPLEELRLRLEFSTVEEEDEEEEEEEEVIKEEAEMEVLMQPDDGGGGEGGGQEETQDVEVEGDTEGNGMDLASLNENSNNNNHFSTPCNHSDKASFILPPGDASRLSWRDSKSNLKEESPKLVSKFCLISTSPEVPSASFAKSHTTSSEDLTSSVGLLPPCDHLSYCANCAASPPKALLETKEQQSESPNLVEPGDSGNLVEVNTELEKRHHASASLALPELMKVDLEDEKSAVACYHGQQHETLLQLRRSGLVRRRAERLEKLSGLSQESLHSLKPLDACQRSKKSLFHTEGEEGFSGFSGDFIKSSTPCQVRLEPLVVPLTNEALLGVVGSALLTPTSSPHGSTLTRSSSSDSLRSVRGKPGLVRQRAQEIETRMRLAGLTVPSKLKRSNSLAKLGSLNFSSEDLYSACSSDAGTLLLLSLSPEPDTTGLEWDSPTTSVVSRPCKNLHTPERALPGEPRS from the exons ATGCATCTGGTTGTAGAACCCATTCAGGAGGTCGTAATGAAGATGCTACCCTATTTTGTGGAGAATGCTGTGTTGACCCAGAGTGAAATAAACCGCAT CCTGAGTGAGAGCTTCTTCATGGTCAAGGGTGCTGCTCTCTTCCTGCAGCAGGGGAGCAGTCACCAGGGCCAGAAAGCACATCCTCACCACAAACATGCAG GCGATTTACCTCAACACCTGCAGGTGATGATAAACATTCTTCGCTCGGAGGACAGAATCAAACTG GCAGTGCGTCTGGAGAGCGCATGGTCAGATCGTGTGCGGTACATGGTGGTGGTGTACACCAGTGGGCGACAGGACACAGAGGAGAACATCCTACTAGGAATTGACTTTACCAACAAGGACTG CAAAAGCTGTTCAATCGGCATGGTGCTACCTCTGTGGAGTGATACAAAGATCCATCTGGATGGAGATGG GGGTTTTACTGTGAACACGGCAGGTCGGACTCATGTCTTTAAACCTGTGTCGGTGCAGGCTATGTG GTCAGCCCTGCAGGTGCTGCACAAGGCATGTGAGGTGTCACGTAGGTATAACTACTTCCCTGGAGGCATGGCTCTCACCTGGATGGGCTACTACGAGAGCTGCATTGCTTCAGACCAGAGCTGCATCAACGAGTGGAATGCCATGAAAGACCTGGAGACCACAAGGCCCGACTCACCCACCATGTTTGTTGACAA GCCTtcggagagagagaggacagagtgCCTTATTAAAGCCAAACTCAGAAGCATCATGACCTGCCAGGACCTTGAGAACGTCACCTGCAAACAG atacGTACAGAGTTGGAGCAACACATGAACTGCAACCTGAATGAGTTCAAAGAGTTCATTGACAATGAGATGCTGCTGATCCTGGGCCAGATGGACAAAGCTACTCTCATCTTTGACCACGTCTACCTG GGATCCGAATGGAATGCGTCTAATTTAGAGGAGCTGCAAGAGACGGg GGTGGGCTACATCCTTAATGTAACCAGGGAGATAGACAACTTCTTTCCAGGCACATTTAGTTATCACAATGTACGTGTCTACGATGAAGAGGCAACTGACCTGCTGGCTCACTGGAATGACACATACAACTTCATTGTTAAAGCAAA AAAGAACCACTCCAAATGTCTAGTTCACTGTAAGATGGGTGTGAGTCGGTCTGCCTCAACAGTTATTGCATATGCCATGAAGGAGTATGGCTGGTCGCTAGAGAAGGCTTACAACTTTGTCAAGCAAAAGAGGAGTATCACACGACCCAACCCAAGTTTCATGAGACAGCTGGCGGAGTACGAGGGCATCCTGGATGCCAG cAAACAGCGACATAACAAACTATGGCAGCCAGGCACAGACTGTGAGATGACAGAGGGGCAGCAGGGGTTGGCTCAGTGTTGTGGAGGGGAGGAAGGAGCTCACCTCACTCCAGAACCAGGGATGTCTCCCTGCTGTGAAGAGGTGCTGTCTGATAAAGGTGCAGCATGTCCTTCCCCATGCAGGACTGTTGCATTAGATATTGACCCTGCTTACAACAACTACTATTTCCGTCGGCTCTCTGACTCAGCGCTGGACAGCGAGCCATCAACACCAGTGCGCGGCCCACCCCTTCTTGGCATGGAAAAAGTCTTTATAGAAATTGAGGATGTGGAGCGAGATGCTCTGCTGGATGATGAGGCGTTTGATGGGCGTGAAGGCCTGCCCCTTCCCCACTTTGGACCTACAGCAGAGGGAACAGCTGCCCAGACCTGCAGTCGTGGCCCTGAGCCTCTGGAAGAATTACGGCTGAGGCTGGAGTTCAgcacagtggaggaggaggatgaggaggaggaggaggaggaggaggtcatAAAGGAGGAGGCGGAGATGGAGGTACTAATGCAGCCAGATGATGGAGGGGGTGGGGAAGGAGGTGGACAAGAGGAAACACAAGATGTGGAGGTAGAGGGGGATACCGAGGGTAATGGGATGGACCTGGCATCCCTGAATGAAAattccaacaacaacaaccattTCAGCACTCCATGTAATCACAGT GATAAAGCTTCCTTCATCCTTCCTCCAGGTGATGCCTCCAGGCTATCTTGGAGGGATTCTAAGTCCAATCTGAAAGAAGAGTCTCCAAAACTGGTTTCTAAGTTTTGCCTTATCTCCACTTCACCTGAAGTCCCAAGTGCTTCATTTGCAAAGTCCCATACTACCTCTTCTGAAGACCTGACGTCTTCAGTGGGACTGCTGCCCCCCTGTGACCATCTGTCTTACTGTGCCAACTGTGCTGCCTCCCCACCCAAAGCCCTGCTTGAAACAAAGGAGCAGCAAAGTGAATCGCCGAACTTGGTGGAGCCTGGGGACAGTGGAAATTTGGTGGAAGTGAACACTGAGCTTGAAAAAAGGCATCATGCATCTGCCTCACTGGCTCTCCCTGAGCTGATGAAAGTGGATTTGGAGGACGAGAAGTCTGCAGTGGCTTGCTACCATGGTCAACAACACGAGACACTTTTACAATTGCGGAGATCTGGGCTGGTCCGCCGACGTGCAGAAAGGCTAGAGAAACTTTCAGGTCTGTCTCAGGAGAGCCTGCACTCTCTGAAGCCTTTGGATGCGTGCCAACGATCCAAGAAGAGCCTCTTCCACACTGAGGGGGAAGAGGGCTTCTCTGGCTTTTCTGGAGATTTCATTAAATCGTCAACACCATGCCAAGTGCGGTTAGAGCCACTGGTGGTGCCGCTGACCAATGAAGCCTTGTTGGGTGTAGTGGGTTCTGCGCTGCTCACACCAACTTCCTCCCCTCACGGCTCCACCCTGACACGTAGCTCCAGCAGTGACAGTCTGCGGAGTGTGAGGGGAAAACCTGGCCTCGTACGTCAAAGGGCACAAGAGATTGAGACACGCATGCGGCTGGCAGGCTTAACCGTGCCCTCGAAGCTGAAGCGCTCCAATTCACTGGCCAAGTTGGGCAGCCTTAACTTCTCCTCTGAGGACCTGTATTCGGCCTGCTCCTCCGATGCAGGAACGCTACTGCTCCTCTCGCTGTCCCCAGAGCCAGACACTACTGGCTTGGAATGGGACTCCCCCACCACCTCTGTGGTGTCCCGACCCTGCAAGAACCTGCACACTCCAGAGAGAGCTCTACCAGGTGAGCCCAGAAGCTGA
- the ssh1a gene encoding protein phosphatase Slingshot homolog 1 isoform X1 produces MALVTLQRSPTPSAASTASTATTTAGEDLGSEDERRINQSLSESFFMVKGAALFLQQGSSHQGQKAHPHHKHAGDLPQHLQVMINILRSEDRIKLAVRLESAWSDRVRYMVVVYTSGRQDTEENILLGIDFTNKDCKSCSIGMVLPLWSDTKIHLDGDGGFTVNTAGRTHVFKPVSVQAMWSALQVLHKACEVSRRYNYFPGGMALTWMGYYESCIASDQSCINEWNAMKDLETTRPDSPTMFVDKPSERERTECLIKAKLRSIMTCQDLENVTCKQIRTELEQHMNCNLNEFKEFIDNEMLLILGQMDKATLIFDHVYLGSEWNASNLEELQETGVGYILNVTREIDNFFPGTFSYHNVRVYDEEATDLLAHWNDTYNFIVKAKKNHSKCLVHCKMGVSRSASTVIAYAMKEYGWSLEKAYNFVKQKRSITRPNPSFMRQLAEYEGILDASKQRHNKLWQPGTDCEMTEGQQGLAQCCGGEEGAHLTPEPGMSPCCEEVLSDKGAACPSPCRTVALDIDPAYNNYYFRRLSDSALDSEPSTPVRGPPLLGMEKVFIEIEDVERDALLDDEAFDGREGLPLPHFGPTAEGTAAQTCSRGPEPLEELRLRLEFSTVEEEDEEEEEEEEVIKEEAEMEVLMQPDDGGGGEGGGQEETQDVEVEGDTEGNGMDLASLNENSNNNNHFSTPCNHSDKASFILPPGDASRLSWRDSKSNLKEESPKLVSKFCLISTSPEVPSASFAKSHTTSSEDLTSSVGLLPPCDHLSYCANCAASPPKALLETKEQQSESPNLVEPGDSGNLVEVNTELEKRHHASASLALPELMKVDLEDEKSAVACYHGQQHETLLQLRRSGLVRRRAERLEKLSGLSQESLHSLKPLDACQRSKKSLFHTEGEEGFSGFSGDFIKSSTPCQVRLEPLVVPLTNEALLGVVGSALLTPTSSPHGSTLTRSSSSDSLRSVRGKPGLVRQRAQEIETRMRLAGLTVPSKLKRSNSLAKLGSLNFSSEDLYSACSSDAGTLLLLSLSPEPDTTGLEWDSPTTSVVSRPCKNLHTPERALPGEPRS; encoded by the exons GATTTGGGGAGTGAAGATGAGCGGCGAATTAATCAGAG CCTGAGTGAGAGCTTCTTCATGGTCAAGGGTGCTGCTCTCTTCCTGCAGCAGGGGAGCAGTCACCAGGGCCAGAAAGCACATCCTCACCACAAACATGCAG GCGATTTACCTCAACACCTGCAGGTGATGATAAACATTCTTCGCTCGGAGGACAGAATCAAACTG GCAGTGCGTCTGGAGAGCGCATGGTCAGATCGTGTGCGGTACATGGTGGTGGTGTACACCAGTGGGCGACAGGACACAGAGGAGAACATCCTACTAGGAATTGACTTTACCAACAAGGACTG CAAAAGCTGTTCAATCGGCATGGTGCTACCTCTGTGGAGTGATACAAAGATCCATCTGGATGGAGATGG GGGTTTTACTGTGAACACGGCAGGTCGGACTCATGTCTTTAAACCTGTGTCGGTGCAGGCTATGTG GTCAGCCCTGCAGGTGCTGCACAAGGCATGTGAGGTGTCACGTAGGTATAACTACTTCCCTGGAGGCATGGCTCTCACCTGGATGGGCTACTACGAGAGCTGCATTGCTTCAGACCAGAGCTGCATCAACGAGTGGAATGCCATGAAAGACCTGGAGACCACAAGGCCCGACTCACCCACCATGTTTGTTGACAA GCCTtcggagagagagaggacagagtgCCTTATTAAAGCCAAACTCAGAAGCATCATGACCTGCCAGGACCTTGAGAACGTCACCTGCAAACAG atacGTACAGAGTTGGAGCAACACATGAACTGCAACCTGAATGAGTTCAAAGAGTTCATTGACAATGAGATGCTGCTGATCCTGGGCCAGATGGACAAAGCTACTCTCATCTTTGACCACGTCTACCTG GGATCCGAATGGAATGCGTCTAATTTAGAGGAGCTGCAAGAGACGGg GGTGGGCTACATCCTTAATGTAACCAGGGAGATAGACAACTTCTTTCCAGGCACATTTAGTTATCACAATGTACGTGTCTACGATGAAGAGGCAACTGACCTGCTGGCTCACTGGAATGACACATACAACTTCATTGTTAAAGCAAA AAAGAACCACTCCAAATGTCTAGTTCACTGTAAGATGGGTGTGAGTCGGTCTGCCTCAACAGTTATTGCATATGCCATGAAGGAGTATGGCTGGTCGCTAGAGAAGGCTTACAACTTTGTCAAGCAAAAGAGGAGTATCACACGACCCAACCCAAGTTTCATGAGACAGCTGGCGGAGTACGAGGGCATCCTGGATGCCAG cAAACAGCGACATAACAAACTATGGCAGCCAGGCACAGACTGTGAGATGACAGAGGGGCAGCAGGGGTTGGCTCAGTGTTGTGGAGGGGAGGAAGGAGCTCACCTCACTCCAGAACCAGGGATGTCTCCCTGCTGTGAAGAGGTGCTGTCTGATAAAGGTGCAGCATGTCCTTCCCCATGCAGGACTGTTGCATTAGATATTGACCCTGCTTACAACAACTACTATTTCCGTCGGCTCTCTGACTCAGCGCTGGACAGCGAGCCATCAACACCAGTGCGCGGCCCACCCCTTCTTGGCATGGAAAAAGTCTTTATAGAAATTGAGGATGTGGAGCGAGATGCTCTGCTGGATGATGAGGCGTTTGATGGGCGTGAAGGCCTGCCCCTTCCCCACTTTGGACCTACAGCAGAGGGAACAGCTGCCCAGACCTGCAGTCGTGGCCCTGAGCCTCTGGAAGAATTACGGCTGAGGCTGGAGTTCAgcacagtggaggaggaggatgaggaggaggaggaggaggaggaggtcatAAAGGAGGAGGCGGAGATGGAGGTACTAATGCAGCCAGATGATGGAGGGGGTGGGGAAGGAGGTGGACAAGAGGAAACACAAGATGTGGAGGTAGAGGGGGATACCGAGGGTAATGGGATGGACCTGGCATCCCTGAATGAAAattccaacaacaacaaccattTCAGCACTCCATGTAATCACAGT GATAAAGCTTCCTTCATCCTTCCTCCAGGTGATGCCTCCAGGCTATCTTGGAGGGATTCTAAGTCCAATCTGAAAGAAGAGTCTCCAAAACTGGTTTCTAAGTTTTGCCTTATCTCCACTTCACCTGAAGTCCCAAGTGCTTCATTTGCAAAGTCCCATACTACCTCTTCTGAAGACCTGACGTCTTCAGTGGGACTGCTGCCCCCCTGTGACCATCTGTCTTACTGTGCCAACTGTGCTGCCTCCCCACCCAAAGCCCTGCTTGAAACAAAGGAGCAGCAAAGTGAATCGCCGAACTTGGTGGAGCCTGGGGACAGTGGAAATTTGGTGGAAGTGAACACTGAGCTTGAAAAAAGGCATCATGCATCTGCCTCACTGGCTCTCCCTGAGCTGATGAAAGTGGATTTGGAGGACGAGAAGTCTGCAGTGGCTTGCTACCATGGTCAACAACACGAGACACTTTTACAATTGCGGAGATCTGGGCTGGTCCGCCGACGTGCAGAAAGGCTAGAGAAACTTTCAGGTCTGTCTCAGGAGAGCCTGCACTCTCTGAAGCCTTTGGATGCGTGCCAACGATCCAAGAAGAGCCTCTTCCACACTGAGGGGGAAGAGGGCTTCTCTGGCTTTTCTGGAGATTTCATTAAATCGTCAACACCATGCCAAGTGCGGTTAGAGCCACTGGTGGTGCCGCTGACCAATGAAGCCTTGTTGGGTGTAGTGGGTTCTGCGCTGCTCACACCAACTTCCTCCCCTCACGGCTCCACCCTGACACGTAGCTCCAGCAGTGACAGTCTGCGGAGTGTGAGGGGAAAACCTGGCCTCGTACGTCAAAGGGCACAAGAGATTGAGACACGCATGCGGCTGGCAGGCTTAACCGTGCCCTCGAAGCTGAAGCGCTCCAATTCACTGGCCAAGTTGGGCAGCCTTAACTTCTCCTCTGAGGACCTGTATTCGGCCTGCTCCTCCGATGCAGGAACGCTACTGCTCCTCTCGCTGTCCCCAGAGCCAGACACTACTGGCTTGGAATGGGACTCCCCCACCACCTCTGTGGTGTCCCGACCCTGCAAGAACCTGCACACTCCAGAGAGAGCTCTACCAGGTGAGCCCAGAAGCTGA
- the ssh1a gene encoding protein phosphatase Slingshot homolog 1 isoform X3: protein MATADLRSASVTWQLGFSTQLLSLSESFFMVKGAALFLQQGSSHQGQKAHPHHKHAGDLPQHLQVMINILRSEDRIKLAVRLESAWSDRVRYMVVVYTSGRQDTEENILLGIDFTNKDCKSCSIGMVLPLWSDTKIHLDGDGGFTVNTAGRTHVFKPVSVQAMWSALQVLHKACEVSRRYNYFPGGMALTWMGYYESCIASDQSCINEWNAMKDLETTRPDSPTMFVDKPSERERTECLIKAKLRSIMTCQDLENVTCKQIRTELEQHMNCNLNEFKEFIDNEMLLILGQMDKATLIFDHVYLGSEWNASNLEELQETGVGYILNVTREIDNFFPGTFSYHNVRVYDEEATDLLAHWNDTYNFIVKAKKNHSKCLVHCKMGVSRSASTVIAYAMKEYGWSLEKAYNFVKQKRSITRPNPSFMRQLAEYEGILDASKQRHNKLWQPGTDCEMTEGQQGLAQCCGGEEGAHLTPEPGMSPCCEEVLSDKGAACPSPCRTVALDIDPAYNNYYFRRLSDSALDSEPSTPVRGPPLLGMEKVFIEIEDVERDALLDDEAFDGREGLPLPHFGPTAEGTAAQTCSRGPEPLEELRLRLEFSTVEEEDEEEEEEEEVIKEEAEMEVLMQPDDGGGGEGGGQEETQDVEVEGDTEGNGMDLASLNENSNNNNHFSTPCNHSDKASFILPPGDASRLSWRDSKSNLKEESPKLVSKFCLISTSPEVPSASFAKSHTTSSEDLTSSVGLLPPCDHLSYCANCAASPPKALLETKEQQSESPNLVEPGDSGNLVEVNTELEKRHHASASLALPELMKVDLEDEKSAVACYHGQQHETLLQLRRSGLVRRRAERLEKLSGLSQESLHSLKPLDACQRSKKSLFHTEGEEGFSGFSGDFIKSSTPCQVRLEPLVVPLTNEALLGVVGSALLTPTSSPHGSTLTRSSSSDSLRSVRGKPGLVRQRAQEIETRMRLAGLTVPSKLKRSNSLAKLGSLNFSSEDLYSACSSDAGTLLLLSLSPEPDTTGLEWDSPTTSVVSRPCKNLHTPERALPGEPRS, encoded by the exons ATGGCCACTGCAGATCTGAGGTCTGCCTCTGTAACGTGGCAGCTGGGCTTTTCCACTCAGCTGTTGAG CCTGAGTGAGAGCTTCTTCATGGTCAAGGGTGCTGCTCTCTTCCTGCAGCAGGGGAGCAGTCACCAGGGCCAGAAAGCACATCCTCACCACAAACATGCAG GCGATTTACCTCAACACCTGCAGGTGATGATAAACATTCTTCGCTCGGAGGACAGAATCAAACTG GCAGTGCGTCTGGAGAGCGCATGGTCAGATCGTGTGCGGTACATGGTGGTGGTGTACACCAGTGGGCGACAGGACACAGAGGAGAACATCCTACTAGGAATTGACTTTACCAACAAGGACTG CAAAAGCTGTTCAATCGGCATGGTGCTACCTCTGTGGAGTGATACAAAGATCCATCTGGATGGAGATGG GGGTTTTACTGTGAACACGGCAGGTCGGACTCATGTCTTTAAACCTGTGTCGGTGCAGGCTATGTG GTCAGCCCTGCAGGTGCTGCACAAGGCATGTGAGGTGTCACGTAGGTATAACTACTTCCCTGGAGGCATGGCTCTCACCTGGATGGGCTACTACGAGAGCTGCATTGCTTCAGACCAGAGCTGCATCAACGAGTGGAATGCCATGAAAGACCTGGAGACCACAAGGCCCGACTCACCCACCATGTTTGTTGACAA GCCTtcggagagagagaggacagagtgCCTTATTAAAGCCAAACTCAGAAGCATCATGACCTGCCAGGACCTTGAGAACGTCACCTGCAAACAG atacGTACAGAGTTGGAGCAACACATGAACTGCAACCTGAATGAGTTCAAAGAGTTCATTGACAATGAGATGCTGCTGATCCTGGGCCAGATGGACAAAGCTACTCTCATCTTTGACCACGTCTACCTG GGATCCGAATGGAATGCGTCTAATTTAGAGGAGCTGCAAGAGACGGg GGTGGGCTACATCCTTAATGTAACCAGGGAGATAGACAACTTCTTTCCAGGCACATTTAGTTATCACAATGTACGTGTCTACGATGAAGAGGCAACTGACCTGCTGGCTCACTGGAATGACACATACAACTTCATTGTTAAAGCAAA AAAGAACCACTCCAAATGTCTAGTTCACTGTAAGATGGGTGTGAGTCGGTCTGCCTCAACAGTTATTGCATATGCCATGAAGGAGTATGGCTGGTCGCTAGAGAAGGCTTACAACTTTGTCAAGCAAAAGAGGAGTATCACACGACCCAACCCAAGTTTCATGAGACAGCTGGCGGAGTACGAGGGCATCCTGGATGCCAG cAAACAGCGACATAACAAACTATGGCAGCCAGGCACAGACTGTGAGATGACAGAGGGGCAGCAGGGGTTGGCTCAGTGTTGTGGAGGGGAGGAAGGAGCTCACCTCACTCCAGAACCAGGGATGTCTCCCTGCTGTGAAGAGGTGCTGTCTGATAAAGGTGCAGCATGTCCTTCCCCATGCAGGACTGTTGCATTAGATATTGACCCTGCTTACAACAACTACTATTTCCGTCGGCTCTCTGACTCAGCGCTGGACAGCGAGCCATCAACACCAGTGCGCGGCCCACCCCTTCTTGGCATGGAAAAAGTCTTTATAGAAATTGAGGATGTGGAGCGAGATGCTCTGCTGGATGATGAGGCGTTTGATGGGCGTGAAGGCCTGCCCCTTCCCCACTTTGGACCTACAGCAGAGGGAACAGCTGCCCAGACCTGCAGTCGTGGCCCTGAGCCTCTGGAAGAATTACGGCTGAGGCTGGAGTTCAgcacagtggaggaggaggatgaggaggaggaggaggaggaggaggtcatAAAGGAGGAGGCGGAGATGGAGGTACTAATGCAGCCAGATGATGGAGGGGGTGGGGAAGGAGGTGGACAAGAGGAAACACAAGATGTGGAGGTAGAGGGGGATACCGAGGGTAATGGGATGGACCTGGCATCCCTGAATGAAAattccaacaacaacaaccattTCAGCACTCCATGTAATCACAGT GATAAAGCTTCCTTCATCCTTCCTCCAGGTGATGCCTCCAGGCTATCTTGGAGGGATTCTAAGTCCAATCTGAAAGAAGAGTCTCCAAAACTGGTTTCTAAGTTTTGCCTTATCTCCACTTCACCTGAAGTCCCAAGTGCTTCATTTGCAAAGTCCCATACTACCTCTTCTGAAGACCTGACGTCTTCAGTGGGACTGCTGCCCCCCTGTGACCATCTGTCTTACTGTGCCAACTGTGCTGCCTCCCCACCCAAAGCCCTGCTTGAAACAAAGGAGCAGCAAAGTGAATCGCCGAACTTGGTGGAGCCTGGGGACAGTGGAAATTTGGTGGAAGTGAACACTGAGCTTGAAAAAAGGCATCATGCATCTGCCTCACTGGCTCTCCCTGAGCTGATGAAAGTGGATTTGGAGGACGAGAAGTCTGCAGTGGCTTGCTACCATGGTCAACAACACGAGACACTTTTACAATTGCGGAGATCTGGGCTGGTCCGCCGACGTGCAGAAAGGCTAGAGAAACTTTCAGGTCTGTCTCAGGAGAGCCTGCACTCTCTGAAGCCTTTGGATGCGTGCCAACGATCCAAGAAGAGCCTCTTCCACACTGAGGGGGAAGAGGGCTTCTCTGGCTTTTCTGGAGATTTCATTAAATCGTCAACACCATGCCAAGTGCGGTTAGAGCCACTGGTGGTGCCGCTGACCAATGAAGCCTTGTTGGGTGTAGTGGGTTCTGCGCTGCTCACACCAACTTCCTCCCCTCACGGCTCCACCCTGACACGTAGCTCCAGCAGTGACAGTCTGCGGAGTGTGAGGGGAAAACCTGGCCTCGTACGTCAAAGGGCACAAGAGATTGAGACACGCATGCGGCTGGCAGGCTTAACCGTGCCCTCGAAGCTGAAGCGCTCCAATTCACTGGCCAAGTTGGGCAGCCTTAACTTCTCCTCTGAGGACCTGTATTCGGCCTGCTCCTCCGATGCAGGAACGCTACTGCTCCTCTCGCTGTCCCCAGAGCCAGACACTACTGGCTTGGAATGGGACTCCCCCACCACCTCTGTGGTGTCCCGACCCTGCAAGAACCTGCACACTCCAGAGAGAGCTCTACCAGGTGAGCCCAGAAGCTGA